AAGCTGGACCGCGACGACGCGAGGAACAACACGGCCTCGGCGATCTCGGTGGCGTGTGCGGTGCGCCCCAGCGGAAGCGCCCGCCCCAGTTCGTCATTGACGTCGCCCCATTCGGCGACGACTCCGTCGGTGGCGGTCGGTCCCGGCGCAACGCTGTTGACCCGTACCCCGTGTGGGCCGAATTCCGCGGCCCACGTACGAGTCAGCGACTCCAACGCGGCTTTGGAAGCGCTGTAGCTCGACGCACCGGGAACCCCCTTGAAGGCGACCATGCTGGTGACATTGACGATGCTGCCGCGCCCGCGCCGCAGCATTCCCGGCGCCAAGGCTGCGACCAGAAAATAGGCGCCGCGCACATTGGTATCGAAGGTCGACTCGAACGAGGCCACATCCTGTTCCACGGTCAGCGCACCGGGGAAGCTGGCGGCGTTGTTCACCACAATGTCGACGCCGTCGCCGCATTGGCGCACCAGAGATCTCACCGAGTCGAGGTCGGACAGATCCGCGGCCACGAACCGCACACCGCCACCGAGTTCGGCGACGGCGGCGGCACCACGCTGCTCCGAGCGGCCAGTGATGATCACCTCGGCACCGTGGCGCGCCAACAGCCGCGCGGATTCGAGCCCGATGCCCGCGGTCCCGCCGGTCACCAGGGCGGTCTGACCCGCCAGGTCGTTCACTGTGTCACCTGCCAGTCAGCCAGCCTGGTCGCCGCCAGGGTCGCGTCGTCGCCGGTGACCAGGCCGGT
The window above is part of the Mycolicibacter sp. MU0102 genome. Proteins encoded here:
- a CDS encoding SDR family NAD(P)-dependent oxidoreductase, which codes for MNDLAGQTALVTGGTAGIGLESARLLARHGAEVIITGRSEQRGAAAVAELGGGVRFVAADLSDLDSVRSLVRQCGDGVDIVVNNAASFPGALTVEQDVASFESTFDTNVRGAYFLVAALAPGMLRRGRGSIVNVTSMVAFKGVPGASSYSASKAALESLTRTWAAEFGPHGVRVNSVAPGPTATDGVVAEWGDVNDELGRALPLGRTAHATEIAEAVLFLASSRSSFITGSTLHADGGGAAA